Below is a genomic region from Polypterus senegalus isolate Bchr_013 chromosome 13, ASM1683550v1, whole genome shotgun sequence.
TATTTGGTACAAATATAAAAGATAGTAAATCAGTCTTTTTTACCCCATACTGAtgtgaattgttttttatttaaatcataaTAACGGGTCACAATTGTGTGTGTAATCTTTTTGTCTCCTTGCCCAGGATGAATGGAAGgctttctaaaatgttactgaaggTCATCTTCGATTCCGGCTCAGTGGAGTTCATAGACTTGTGGTTACAACTCTCAGACCAtcgtgttaattttaataacGCAGAGTTGGGTTCGAGTCACTGCGATGCTCTCCGGCTCATCACTGAATGCTCATGTCGTGTACGACTCAGCCTGTTATGGACGTCCTTCACGGATGAGACGGCAGAGAAGTTACTTTCTATGATGGGCCGAGTGTCTGAACTGAGGTCAGTGTCTGTGTGCTTGTCATATCTGGTCTTTATCCCTCCACTTTAGAAGTTAAcaaattccctttttattttaacatttagtttGGACAGAAGTACTTTGCTCAAGTTTCTACGTAAGCTCACAGAGGTGAATGATCCAGAAGCTGTACTAAACTTTTTCAAAGCACTGCGTTGCACCCTGGACTTTTCTTCATCATCTAAGATGGACATTTCAAGTGACGACACTTCACAACTCCATCAGCTGAGCTTCAATGATTGTCAGGTCATCTCAAAATCAGTGGGATTGTTGAAAGATAAAACTGAACTTAACATCAACGATTGTAAGATAGAAGATGGAGGACTGGAAGTCCTATTTGACATCTTTGACAAAGTTCACCTGAGGTATCACATGATCATAAATTCTCCAACTAAATGTTTCTTGTTTTACACACATTTTGCATCAGATACCAAGTGAAATAATTAATCAAATGATGTCtattaatgtttaatattatgCTTCTTTGGTATTCTAATTGCTGTCCTAGGATGGAGATCTTAGCATGTCTGGGGGACCTTAATGGTCATTAGAGCTCTGACAGCAAATAAGGATCACCTATTAATAGTCACACAAAGAACAAAGACCACATGGGTCGTTGACAGATGCCAACAAGATGAAGTGTTTGTTTGCACGTCAAGTCAAATCCAGTCGAGTCAAGAGACTTTATTGTTGTACCATCCATTCACCGTCCTCCAGCACACAGTGGGACTAAATAAAGTTGCCCAGGACCACAATGCAAAATATACTTAACACGGGATGAATACAAGACAGCTGATGAAGTATCCTATACTAgacatagataaataaataaataaattatgggtaaataattgatattaatacactgaaaaagatataaataaataatatcaacaACAGCAAATGACAACACTCAGAGTCCTTATCCTTTTCAGAGACATTGAGTTTGGCTCTTAAAATCTTTCTACTAACTCCATAGTCCTGTTAGGAGATTTTATCCTTCACATTGGAAATGTTGGAGATGCTGTCATTGGTGATTTGCAATTGAAATTCTGTGCTAATTGTCCATAATGTACAGCATAGCAGAGTAGCATGGGTCAGATGACAGACCAAAAACTCCAAAAAAGAATAGTGAGGGTGTGCGGTGTGTTTGGATCAACTAGTGGATGTCTTTGTAATGGATGTCTTCATGCATGGCCTTGAAAGAACTTCTCCTTCATCTCTGAAGAGGTCAGAAACATGGAGTCTGAATAAACATGTTTGAGAAAGCAGTGCTGGTGGAACCAGTGTTTTTATTGCCAGTCATGGTAGTAACCCTCAAATCTGTTAGTAGACATCAGTGGTAAGGGAGcagatatgttgaaaaagtccCATGCCATGTCAGCGGGAGGGTCTGCAGATTTCAATGAGAGGTACAGGCAGGCCAAAATGGTGGCTGCTACAATGCTTACCAAAGCAAAGGGTTGTATGATGGAGGAGTTTAGTGAGGTCATGGAGAATAACATTTAAAAGGTCCTGACAAACCAGTCAACTACATAAGAAAGGTAGGTGACGCCAGGGCTTTTCTCAGAATAAAGTGGTGGAATATTCATCTCAATTAGGGGACATTTACAGGAGTCAGAAACAGCACTCTGAAGAACTCCTAACCCAACAGATATGCAGTCCTCAGGGGAGACAGGGCCAGAAGCATTGAACCCCATATCTAAGGCCGAGGTCACATGTCTGTGTAATGTCAAAGACACAGAGTGGATGAGTTGAAAATGGGCACAGTGCCACTGGATTGGCAGAATTCCCTTTTTAATAAATGGTGGACTAGAGAGTGTGTTCCAGTACTGAGGGTTTACATTGTTTGTACCGTAATGGTGGCACCATCTAAAAATTAAACTTCAGATCCAGAAGGAGCAGTGCAGAGTCTCTCATGGCCACGGAGCAGCAGCCCAGCCATTTGCTCTTGTAAAGATTTGAATTGTCAAGGAGTTTGTTAATGTTGTGTACATGTGACGTAATGGCAGGACAATTCCTCCCTCTGTTGACATTTCAAATGTCATTAAAGACAAACATCCAGCTGTTTGTGAAATTAGGATGTCAGTCTGGATGACAGATGTTAAGATGTTAACAGTGCATTCAGAGTATTTCTTGATCCATTTTTTGGACATGTAAGACCTCATGAAGCCATAGACACACAATGTCAGTTTAAACTCTCACACTgacatctttttttcttctctttgtagAACAAGTAAGGAGCTTCTGCTGAGATTTATTTCGATGACTGATGAGAACAACACAAGAAGGATCATCTCGCTTGGCAGAGCCATTGGCAGTACCATTGATCTGAGTGGCACCCGTCTGTCAGCGGAGACCTGCACATCGCTGGCCATTGTGATCAACTACACTGAAGAGGACTGTGAGGTGGACTTAAGCAAATGCAGCCTTTCTACTGAGTGCATCGAGCGGCTGTCTGCATGTCTACACAAAATACGAGACTTGGAGTAAGTGGACCAGCATGCTTTAAAAATGTGCTGCAGATAAAAGTCAAAAGTGTTAAAGGCTAAGAAAATCTCCAGTTAAGTCACAAAGATGTACACATGAGGCCAAGGCCATCCTGGGTAGACTTTTGACTCCTTCAGTAGTGTGTCTTATCTCCTCTCGTGTTCACAATTTTCATTGATTGTCATTGCCACAATACAAAGGCACAAGTAATGACGCGATATGTCGAGAGTAGTGAAAACTCTAAAATCAAAGTTGCTAATTTAAACCGTACAATAACTCTGAGatccaaagttttcattttggcCTGTCCCACCTACCGCCTAAAGACATGTCATCCTCTGTGCACTTGTGGGCACATTTTCCCAAGTTAAAATTGAACAACCAATGCTGTTCTTTAAAGGAAATTGGTATCCAGTGAGATGTCTAGAAATCCAGACTTTTTGAGGACAACTGGGAGCTCAAGGGTTCAAGGAGTTGGTATCGCCTGATGTGTCTGCACTCAAATGAGAACCTCGAAGACCTGAAATAAAGAAAAGTCAACCATACAATGAGCATACTGTATTCTCCCAAATGCACAGATATATGAATAGTCCCAGCACTTCTGTATAAGCCACACATTTCATCtctttcattacaaaaaaaagtacaacCTGCACCCTCAATTAAAGATAATGTAAGAAATAAAATGGCAAACTTCACATTACAACCAAGCCTCCTTATCCACATCCTGAAATGGCTCCTAACTTGTGAGTGCTGCTCTTAGGATTGTGACGTCATTCTCTTCATCCTCCCTCTTCTGCACGCCCTTTGACTGCTGTCATATTGTTACATGCAGCATAAGACCAGTTTGGATGTTATTATGTGTCAAAGTGGAGTAGGACGGGCATTTGTTGGACTCTGGAGGCGACTTCACTTGGCCAGCTAAAACAGCCACCTGCTGCCAGAAGGAGCCCCGATGCGTTCAAACTGCTCTGAGCACTCGACTCTCTGTGTCATAAGGCAGATTCGATAAGGCGGCAGTTCTAAACGAGATTTCTCTATCCGCTCCATTGAGTAGAACATAAAGTGACAGGTAGACTTTTACGTAAAGACAGAAAATGAATTATCAAGTTTAGAAACTCACTGGTGGTTAGTAAAGGTCAACGGCCTGCTGTGTGTTAACCTGGTAAAGCAAACTGAACATGTGAGATGTGTCAGTATTTATATTTAGGAAAAGAGATGACaaatttataagatatttagttACTAAGCACAGAAAGTGCATTGTTATGTACAgctggaagttaaaaaaaaaaaacaaaaaaaacaaatatgtctACAGATAACATCAAGTCAAAATGCCGCTCTGTGTCCAACAGGAGGCGCTAGCGCCCATGAAATGAGATCTTTTTTGTAATTGCGgagtgttacataacctgaatctgctgtatatagatataatatgaaaaggcgatacccctcacttagtgatacggcagtaagaaatcacttagctttgtttaatgtcagCTTATGCTGTATAGCAGACGAGGGAAGCAAATGACAAAACCCAATCCAGGAGTGGGGGCctaatgtgtagagtctgccatctTTGTCGGTGCAGTGGAAGGATTGTCAGAATTGGCTTCAAAGGTATACCTGACCATTTTCcatggctttatactctttcttctgGTGGAAGCCCCACTTAGGTGAACATGCAATTCCAGACAAGGCAACAAAGATACAGTTTCATGCTAactttgacagacaaaaatagtatacagccGTTCTCAGCCTGACTGCACGTTTTCCAGTTGTGTCGATCCGGCTTTCTTCTAATGCctgcctagcagttctatatgATGAACCACTGTGCTAAATcaggctctgtgtcaactgtgcacgtgagtagaaaaaggcagatttataaaatatattcgcacagagcacagtgacatattaaacttatgctcTTATTACACACTCTTTGAGTTATTCAGATGTAttacaaactagcaaaatacccgcgcttcacagcggcgaagtacagccttaaaatttttattaagaagaaaattaaacctttttaaactgagggaaaatataccaataattatttgttaaggatctctttgtataccacattgcgagttcggccctctggttgtaatatgaccaagctgtgcgctgagcttactcttgaacatgtaacgtacagttggccatgtgaacagtaatcttgtttcaaatctcacagcttggattgctgctgtcataatcggtttgagtttcatggtttgtttcaattacgacagtatttgtaggacttgtgttgaagtgacattcgacatctgtcaagcgttgtaagtatacaaccggtttcatcgataacttcacatccagcttttgagagtttaaacatttagaaacatcaaagtgtccactactgaaatcgtcacctgtgaagctgagatatttaagaggcattgccggttgttgaaaggtgtaaaatatttggccatttcagtacacttgaaaatgacaactgaacaattcagcggcagtcatcaactcacatgcagatccataggtgaagggcttaagcacttcactcttctagtgctcctgtgtagtctaattatctcctgtaccgtcatcagtccacaccttgaacctgtcccagtcattcaatacataagacacaatgttcctccggatatcaagagtgagcctgatatggccgtgcaatatgtaacaaagagaatggaaaaggtaggtgccatctccgggcatggaaaccactcggtaagtgacagttctttgatcgatggtgatcacctcgatagacatgttaatgggggttggaatgataaaggaaatggggacctgaacaatgtaaagtaagtctaaaatacctacacaataactataatcgtaataaatgaacaataaaacagcggagaagccgtggattaaataaaaaggctgtagtcatcagcagggagacgtgaatccggtGGCgatgcaaggaagggaatgtagagactggagcgacagatggccttatataggcaggcagccaacacgtgggaggcattgggatgggggacccaacgccgcctcacacggtgaccgagctgcaggctatggacgtatatatgtacataagtaggattcagttagcattgggaacctgcgtaccaaattttttgaagatgggcccataagaaaCAAataccattggaaagttcaatatggcagccgacagtggcgtcatatcaccgaaataagtatgtacattggtttcggttagtgcagggaacctgccaaccaaatttcatgaagatggtgccataaataagaaaattcaacattgcggacgttgtcg
It encodes:
- the LOC120542997 gene encoding uncharacterized protein LOC120542997, producing MNGRLSKMLLKVIFDSGSVEFIDLWLQLSDHRVNFNNAELGSSHCDALRLITECSCRVRLSLLWTSFTDETAEKLLSMMGRVSELSLDRSTLLKFLRKLTEVNDPEAVLNFFKALRCTLDFSSSSKMDISSDDTSQLHQLSFNDCQVISKSVGLLKDKTELNINDCKIEDGGLEVLFDIFDKVHLRTSKELLLRFISMTDENNTRRIISLGRAIGSTIDLSGTRLSAETCTSLAIVINYTEEDCEVDLSKCSLSTECIERLSACLHKIRDLE